From the Hydrogenimonas thermophila genome, the window CTTCAGGGGTTATATAGATATCAGCTTGGATATCAAATTCATCGGTAATGTTATGTTTTGTATAGCATTTCATAAGCTGAATGAAAACTGTTATAGGTTTATCTTTCAATGTTGAAAAAAACCTGTCATACATACCTTTTCCAAATCCTATGCGGCAAAGTTTTCCGTCAACCCCCACAACCGGAACAACTGCCATATCTATTTTTGACAGATAAAAGTTTGAATTCATTGGTTCATATATGCCAAATCGTTTTTTTTGTAGTGGCAATCTATATTGTACCAATTTAAAACTTTTTCCTTCCATAAATGGAACATAAATCCTAATACCCTTGCGAAACCTCTTAAAAAGCG encodes:
- a CDS encoding 5-formyltetrahydrofolate cyclo-ligase, translating into MDKQTFRELCIRKLRKTAKIGKLYRNKKVLKELEENIIKSNIKSILLYMPMNHEVDVRPLFKRFRKGIRIYVPFMEGKSFKLVQYRLPLQKKRFGIYEPMNSNFYLSKIDMAVVPVVGVDGKLCRIGFGKGMYDRFFSTLKDKPITVFIQLMKCYTKHNITDEFDIQADIYITPEDTIFRGKHNVNRVNYRRCSSHSKRRCSIFNN